In Truepera sp., the sequence TCAGGATCAGGTAGGCGCCGACGGCCGCGGCTGCCCACAGCCCGTACTTCAGGTACTTGGCGCCGGACTGGCCCGCCCACTTTCCTAGGCTCTCGCGCGCCACGGCCGCCTGGTGCCGCTGCTGCGTGCGCTGCGCGCGGCGCAGCGACTTGACGCTCTTGTTGAGGTGCCCCTTGCGGCGGTAGGCCACGCCCAGGTTGTGGTGGGCGTTGGAGAACTCCTCGTCGATCTTGAGTGCCGCCTGGTAGTTCTCGATGGCGTCGTCCACGCGGCCCTGTTCAAGGGCGACGTTGCCGAGGTTGGTGAGTGCCCGGAAGTGCTTGGGGTCGAGCGCCACGGCGCGCTCGAAGTGCGCCTGCGCCGCGCTCAGGTCGGAGTCGTAGATGCTCACGGTGCCCAGTTGCGTCTCGTATTCCGCCGGGAACCACGTGGCGTCATCCAGGGCCTTCAGGACCTCGGCGGCGGCGTCGGGGTCGCGCTTGTCGAGGTGGGCCGCGGCGTTACCGAGCACCTCGAGTTGGTCCTTGAGCTCCTGCCACGGCGCCAGCGCGGCTGGGTCGTCCAGGCGCTCGATCCGCGTGACTGCCTTGGCGAACGAGCGTTCCCGCACGAGCTCCTCCACGTCCGACAGCGCGGCGAGCGCCGCTTTCACGCGGCCGTCGTCGCCGCCCGTAAGCAGGTAGGCCTGCCGCGCGACGCCGAAGCGGCGTTCTTCCAATAGCGCGTGCCAGTCGGGTCCGGGGGGTGTTTCGGCGGGGGTGGCGGTCGTCACGTCCAAGACCGTAGCACGGCCCCGTACAGCTCGGAATAGGCGGCGGCGGAGACGGCCCACGAGTGATCGGCGGCCATGCCGTTCGCCCGGATGCGGTCCCAAGCGGGAGTGCCGAACGCGCGCAGCGCCTTGCCCGCCGCCCAGAGGAGCCCGGTGACCGTGGCGTGCTCGAAGGTGAAGCCGGTGACGCCGTGGCTCACCGTGTCCTTGAGGCCGCCCGTCAACCTCACGATGGGCACCGTGCCGTAGCGCAGGGCTATCAGTTGCGACAGCCCGCACGGTTCGAAGCGGCTCGGAACGGCCAGCGCGTCGGCCCCGGCGTAGACGAGGTGCGCGAGGTTCTCGTCGTAACCCAAGCGCGCCCCCACCCGGCCCTCGTTGCGGCCGGCGAGCCGTGCGATGCCGGCCTCCAGGCCGGGGTCGCCCGAGCCCAGGAACACGAGGTTCCAACCGGCCTCGAGCAGCGCGCGTGCGCCGCCGACGACCAGGTCTATCCCCTTCTGTTCTGCGAGCCGCGAGACCACCGCCAGCACGGGCCGTTCGGCGTCCAGGCCGAAGCGCGTAGCCAGCAGCGCCCGGGCGAGCGCCTTGCCGGACGGATCGGCGGCGGAGTAGGGGGCCGGCAGCACGGGGTCGTTCGCGGGGTCCCACACGCTGGTGTCGATGCCGTTGAGGATGCCCACCAGCTTGTGCGCCAGCGCACGAAAGGTGCCGTCGAGCGCGAAGCCGTACTCCGGAGTCTGGATCTCGAGCGCGTACGTCGGGCTCACGGTCGTCACGCGAGTGGCGAAGCCTACGCCCGCCTGCAGGGCGTTGGCGGACCCGAAATGGTCGAGGTAGGTGCCCTTGAGGTCGGGGCCGAGGCGCAGCCAGCGCACGGTCTCGTCGAGCCCGGCCTCACCCTGGAACTGCACGTTATGCACCGTGAACACGCTCGGCAGGCCCGGGAACCCCCGCGGCAGGTGCCAGCCGCGTTGCAACAGCATGGGCAGGTAGCCCGTGTGCCAGTCGTGGGCGTGGACGATGTCCGGCAGGAACCCCAGGCGTTCGGCCACCTGCGGCACGGCGCGCGAGAAGCGGGCGAACCGGCGCGCGTCGTCGGGGTAGCCGTAGAGGCTCGGGCGCCGGTAGTCCTCGTGCCCCACGAAGGCGTAGCGCACGCCGTGCTTCTCGAGCACGCCCACCCCGACGGGCTCGAAGCCGCCGTCGAACGGTGCCTCCACGTCACCCACCCAGTAAGGTGCCGCGCCGCCGCCCAGCTTGGCGTACCAGGGGGTGACGACGAGGACCTCGTGCCCCAAGCGCGCCAGCGCCTGGGGGAGCGCGCCCGCCACGTCGGCCAGGCCGCCCGTCTTGCTGAAAGGGACCACCTCGGCCGCGGGAAAGAGGACCTTCACAGGCGTAAGCTTAGCCGCCCTGCCCCCCTCACGCGCCGTGGCGGCTGGGAGGCCCGCGAACGGGGCAGCAGGTCGACCTCATACCCCCTCACTCGGGGCGGCGACCGCCCGCACGTAGCCTGCCGAGCAAGCCTCTCATGTTGGGCGCGTATAAACTGTCCTACATGCGTATTCAGTCACCGGAAGTCTCATGAAGCGGAGATGGTACCTGGCCGTCCTCGCCGTGCTCGTGGCGGGCACCATGGCCGTCAACGCCCAACTCTCGCGAGACTACGCGAGCGAGTTCTTCGATAACCCGACCGGGCGCGCGCTGGTGCAGGCGTTCGGCGCGCTGAAGAGCGGCTACCTTACCGACGTAGACGACGACAAGCTCATCCGAGGCGCCATGGACGGCATGATCGCCGCCCTCGACGACCCGTTCACCAGCTACCTGCCGCCCAAGGATGCCGCGCGCGAGAACCAGGACCTGTCGGGTTCATTCGAGGGCGTGGGCGCCGTCCTGACGCCCCATGACCGCAAGTCGGGCAAGGGTGTCGAGATCCTCACCGTCTACGCCGGCGGCCCGGCCTCGAAGGCGGGGGTGCAGCGGGGCGACATCTTCGTGAGCGTGGACGGGGTGGACGTGAGCGAGATGTCCACCAGCGAGGTGGCAGACCTCGTGCGGGGGCCGAGGGGCACGACCGTCACCCTCGTCATGGAACGTCCGGGCACTGACGGCCAGCTGACCTTCAACATCCAACGCGCCACCATCCAGATCGTCAGCGTCTCCAGCACCATGTTGCCAAACGACGTGGGTTACCTGGCGCTCAGCTCTTTCAACAACCAGCAGTTGCAGGAGCAGACGATCGAACACCTCGACGACCTCATCGCGCAGGGCGCCACTTCGCTGGTACTCGACCTGCGTGACAACTCGGGCGGGCTCCTCAACCAGGCCATCTTGATAGCCGACGACTTCCTGAGCGAAGGCGACATCGTCTTCCAGCGCTCCCGCGGCGTCACCAAGCGCCTCGCTACGGCCGACCCGAAGGCTTACGACCTGCCGATGGTGGTACTGGTGAACGAGAACTCGGCCTCGGCGTCCGAGATCGTGGCGGGCGCCCTGCAGGACAACCACCGCGCCCTGGTGGTGGGCGAGCAGACCTTCGGCAAGGGCGTGGCGCAATCGGTGCTCTCGCTCTCCGACGGGGGCCAGTTCCGCTACGTGTCGTTCGAGTGGCTCACCCCTGACCGCCGCTCCATAGCCGACAGGGGAATCACACCCGACGTCAACGCGCCCGACACCCGCTACCCCCGCACGATCGTGGCCGACGGCCAGGGGTTGCGCGAGGGTCAGACGGCCGAGCTGGTGGTAGACGGCAAGGTCGTCGGACAGGCAGTGGCCGACGAGGACGGCAACTTCAAGATCCTGACCTTGGGTGAGGCGCCCGAGATCAGCGCGGTCCAGGGGGAGGCCATCGTGCACCTCGACACCGACACGGCCCTGCAGACCGCCGTCGCCACCTTGGAAGACGTCATCGCCAAAACGAAATCGAACGCTGACTCGAACTGACGCCTCAGACCCGCGGGCCCGCCGCCAACACGTCGGCGGGCGCCGTGGCCTCGAAGCGCGCGAAGTTCTCGCGGAACATGGCCGCCAGGCGGGCCGCCGCGGCGTCGTAGGCCGCCGGATCCGCCCACGTGCCGCGAGGATGGAGGGCCTCCTCCGGCACGGCCGGGGCGCGCTTCGGGACCGCCAGCCCGAAGACCTCGTCCTCGTAGGTCTCGATGTTGTCCAACACGCCGAGCAGCGCCGCGCGGACCAGCGCGCGCGTGTAGCGCAGGTTTATGCGTTCGCCCACGCCGTAGCCGCCACCCGTCCAACCCGTGTTCAGGAGCCACACGTGGGTGCCTTGCTTCTCGAGCCTCTTCCTGAGCATCTCCGCGTAGGCCACCGGCGGTAGGGGCATGAACGGCGCCCCGAAGCAGGCGCTGAACGTGGCCGTCGGCTCCGTGACCCCGCGCTCGGTGCCCGCCACCTTGGCCGTGTAGCCACTGAGGAAGTGGTAGAGGGCCTGCGGCACGGTGAGACGCGCGATGGGCGGCAGCACCCCGAAAGCGTCCGCGCTCAGGAACACGACGTGAGAGGGGGGCCGGCCCACGCCGGACCTCGACGCGTGGGGGATGAAGCTTATGGGGTAGGCCGCGCGGGTGTTCTCCGTCTTGGAGATGTCGGTGTAGTCGGGTTCGCGGCCCGGTCCGAGGATGACGTTCTCGAGCACGGTGCCGAAGCGCGTGCTGGCCGCGAAGATCTCGGGTTCCGCGGCGGCGGAGAGGTTCACGACCTTGGCGTAACAGCCGCCCTCGAAGTTGAAGACGCCGTCGTCGGACCAGCCGTGCTCGTCGTCGCCGATGAGCCGCCTGTCGGGGTCGGCGGACAGGGTCGTCTTACCGGTTCCCGAGAGGCCGAAGAAGAGGGCGACGCCGCCCTTCTGCACCTTGTTGGCCGAGCAGTGCATGGGGAAGACCCCGCGCCTGGGCAGCGCCAGGTTGAGGGCGCTGAAGATCGACTTCTTTATCTCGCCCGCGTACTCGGTGTTGGCGATCAAGACCACGCGGCGCTCGAAGTCGAGCATGATCGCCGTCGTGCTGTGGCTGCCGTGGCGTTTCGGGTCGGCCTCGAAGCTCGGGAGGTCGAGCACCAACCACTCCGAGGCCTCCGTGGTGGGGGCCGGCCGGCGGAAGAGGTTGGAGGCGAAGAGGCTGTGCCAGGCGTACTCCGTGGCCACGCGCACCGATACCTGATAGGCGGGGTCGGCGCCGGCCGCCAGGTCCTGGACGTACAGCTCGAGGCCCGCGGCGTGCGCGCACATGTCGGCCAACAGGCGGTCGAAGTGTTCCTGTGACACCGCCTGG encodes:
- a CDS encoding tetratricopeptide repeat protein: MTTATPAETPPGPDWHALLEERRFGVARQAYLLTGGDDGRVKAALAALSDVEELVRERSFAKAVTRIERLDDPAALAPWQELKDQLEVLGNAAAHLDKRDPDAAAEVLKALDDATWFPAEYETQLGTVSIYDSDLSAAQAHFERAVALDPKHFRALTNLGNVALEQGRVDDAIENYQAALKIDEEFSNAHHNLGVAYRRKGHLNKSVKSLRRAQRTQQRHQAAVARESLGKWAGQSGAKYLKYGLWAAAAVGAYLILRAAGYL
- a CDS encoding glycogen synthase yields the protein MKVLFPAAEVVPFSKTGGLADVAGALPQALARLGHEVLVVTPWYAKLGGGAAPYWVGDVEAPFDGGFEPVGVGVLEKHGVRYAFVGHEDYRRPSLYGYPDDARRFARFSRAVPQVAERLGFLPDIVHAHDWHTGYLPMLLQRGWHLPRGFPGLPSVFTVHNVQFQGEAGLDETVRWLRLGPDLKGTYLDHFGSANALQAGVGFATRVTTVSPTYALEIQTPEYGFALDGTFRALAHKLVGILNGIDTSVWDPANDPVLPAPYSAADPSGKALARALLATRFGLDAERPVLAVVSRLAEQKGIDLVVGGARALLEAGWNLVFLGSGDPGLEAGIARLAGRNEGRVGARLGYDENLAHLVYAGADALAVPSRFEPCGLSQLIALRYGTVPIVRLTGGLKDTVSHGVTGFTFEHATVTGLLWAAGKALRAFGTPAWDRIRANGMAADHSWAVSAAAYSELYGAVLRSWT
- a CDS encoding S41 family peptidase translates to MKRRWYLAVLAVLVAGTMAVNAQLSRDYASEFFDNPTGRALVQAFGALKSGYLTDVDDDKLIRGAMDGMIAALDDPFTSYLPPKDAARENQDLSGSFEGVGAVLTPHDRKSGKGVEILTVYAGGPASKAGVQRGDIFVSVDGVDVSEMSTSEVADLVRGPRGTTVTLVMERPGTDGQLTFNIQRATIQIVSVSSTMLPNDVGYLALSSFNNQQLQEQTIEHLDDLIAQGATSLVLDLRDNSGGLLNQAILIADDFLSEGDIVFQRSRGVTKRLATADPKAYDLPMVVLVNENSASASEIVAGALQDNHRALVVGEQTFGKGVAQSVLSLSDGGQFRYVSFEWLTPDRRSIADRGITPDVNAPDTRYPRTIVADGQGLREGQTAELVVDGKVVGQAVADEDGNFKILTLGEAPEISAVQGEAIVHLDTDTALQTAVATLEDVIAKTKSNADSN
- the pckA gene encoding phosphoenolpyruvate carboxykinase (ATP); translation: MTDSRNLNQQSSASEVALGAAHGVDLSPKRIHFDLQSAELVEHALTRREGRLASTGALVVDTGQFTGRSPKDKFVVTNAGSEGVDWGSVNQAVSQEHFDRLLADMCAHAAGLELYVQDLAAGADPAYQVSVRVATEYAWHSLFASNLFRRPAPTTEASEWLVLDLPSFEADPKRHGSHSTTAIMLDFERRVVLIANTEYAGEIKKSIFSALNLALPRRGVFPMHCSANKVQKGGVALFFGLSGTGKTTLSADPDRRLIGDDEHGWSDDGVFNFEGGCYAKVVNLSAAAEPEIFAASTRFGTVLENVILGPGREPDYTDISKTENTRAAYPISFIPHASRSGVGRPPSHVVFLSADAFGVLPPIARLTVPQALYHFLSGYTAKVAGTERGVTEPTATFSACFGAPFMPLPPVAYAEMLRKRLEKQGTHVWLLNTGWTGGGYGVGERINLRYTRALVRAALLGVLDNIETYEDEVFGLAVPKRAPAVPEEALHPRGTWADPAAYDAAAARLAAMFRENFARFEATAPADVLAAGPRV